One segment of Thermosynechococcus sp. HN-54 DNA contains the following:
- a CDS encoding phycobilisome rod-core linker polypeptide, with product MTIPLLSYAPSSQNQRVPGYEVPNEDTPWRYSLEDAVDQSDIDELIWVAYRQVFSEHVVLKSTRQPHLESQLANRAISVRDFIRGLAKSETFRRLVVETNSNYRLVEIALKRLLGRAPYNKDEELAWSIRIATDGWQKFVDTLVDSDEYTQNFGDNTVPYQRRRYKDRPFNLVTPRYGDYWRDKLENSRYKWGDIRNFLEMARSVKVTPVQFKPVSTANVQIPDTTRRDRPNVPASINPTAAFPLR from the coding sequence ATGCCCCTAGTTCCCAAAATCAGCGGGTACCGGGCTATGAAGTGCCCAATGAAGACACCCCTTGGCGCTATTCCCTTGAGGATGCAGTGGATCAGTCGGATATTGATGAACTGATTTGGGTCGCCTATCGCCAAGTGTTTAGCGAGCACGTTGTCCTCAAGAGTACCCGCCAGCCCCATCTAGAGTCCCAACTGGCCAATCGTGCCATTTCGGTACGGGATTTTATTCGTGGCTTGGCCAAATCCGAGACATTCCGTCGCTTGGTGGTGGAGACGAACTCCAACTATCGCTTGGTGGAAATTGCTCTGAAGCGGCTCCTTGGGCGTGCCCCCTACAACAAGGATGAAGAACTGGCGTGGTCCATTCGCATTGCCACCGATGGTTGGCAAAAATTTGTGGATACCCTTGTGGACAGTGACGAATATACGCAAAACTTTGGTGATAATACGGTGCCCTACCAGCGTCGTCGCTATAAAGATCGCCCCTTTAATCTGGTTACCCCTCGCTATGGTGACTACTGGCGCGATAAGTTAGAGAACAGTCGCTACAAGTGGGGCGACATTCGCAATTTCTTGGAGATGGCACGATCGGTCAAGGTGACGCCTGTGCAATTTAAGCCGGTCTCCACGGCCAATGTGCAAATCCCCGATACCACGCGGCGCGATCGCCCGAATGTACCGGCGTCGATCAACCCGACGGCGGCTTTTCCGCTGCGCTAG